The genomic region attattattatcaatccaTCTGCTTACTCCAATAAATGGTTACAgggattactattattatttcatttatttgttacaAGTGCATGTTTGTGCCAGACCTTTTAACAGaattactaaataaataaataaaatatacaggGGACAGTATTTTATCAAATCTGTTGAAAATATGGGTCAGAGGTGAAGGGAGTTAATTTTTACCtgcagtagaaaaaaaaaaaaaaagagtctgacCATTGTGGTGCTTTCGTAACAAAAATACGTtggtgtgatggaggccagcatgAGTCTactgctgtgcatgtggtagtcaatatCCGACTGGTCAGAGTGTCCACCTCCCATGCTGCAGATCGTGAGTTCCCATCCCGAGGGgtgcgagtgggaggagtcaacacaACAACAGAACACAGAAGCAAGAGAGAGTACTGCTACTACGCTGACTCAGCGCTGTGTTTCTTAAGCAACAGCTGTACTGTGAAAGTCAGCACTCTGGTTGCAGAGAACAAAGAATGAATTCGTTGACCACCAGATGTCAGTCAGAGTACTGACCTGTAATAGTTGGGCAAATTTCCACTCTGGAGGTCCAGGAGCTGACAGGGGTGAACCTGGCTTGCGTACCACAAGCCCTCGGAGCTGGCGGGTCGCGTGTTGGTCACGTGCAGGATGTCGTTGCAGGAAACGGCGAGGGTTCCTTTGGAGCCCGCTGGGAGTGAGAGGTTGACACGCACGTAGAAGGAGTCCCCTGATGAGTTCCCTTGAGTCTGCAGCTGCTGGAGGAGCATCTCATAGTCTGAACAACAGGGACAGAGGGGCTCCTTAAATAACGATCCACTGACACCACGAGAGTCACTTTGTAGCTCACTGATTCTGCACAAATCAAGCTGCTCTTCCACTTATTCCTCCTGGCACATGACTGACTGTTTGTGGTGCAAAAACCCCAGTCGTGGCCTGAAGTGGGTTGTAACAGATGTTAATAGGTGGAAAAAGCAACATGGTACTGAAGGACACTTTAAGCTATCTGGAAAGTTTtaagcatgttaaaaaaaaaatgtgatattCGTGGTCCAAAACAAACAGTCAGATGTTATTTGTGCAGATACCTTATTTACTCTAATAAACGCCCTGGGGGCGTGAAATTTCCGTCAAGGGGGACGTTTATTAACGATCGTttgcgtgcacatgcatgaatgcCGTACACAGTACAGCCTTATGATACACAGGTACATGAGtactgcatgcaagagaagcagcgcagactcaaaacaaatgtttttctgcatgcagtagctgctacACAATTACATACTAGAGAACTGtgcttgtagagcgcaaacctccgtcaacactagtttccaattccacaaaatttgattatggaaaaaaattttcaaggtcaaagtcctgttagaagtggcttttcataagctaaattagatgtgatcaaatgtcaggagtatgtatttagttaatgctaaataaggaaaaataaagAAACTCAGATGTGCCACAACTTAAATAATTATTACTGATTTGAGAGATTAAcagttttatgatttttttctgtgtttctgaGTAATTCCTGACCAGAGGACATACCCAAAAGTCTAGAACTGTAACTCTGGAAGACATGAAAAACGAGTCATGTATTTGTCCGTTAAAAGAAAACTTTCATTGGACTTCCTGTCGGCTGACATGATGCTTGTAAATAACTTACCTGAACAATGTTGGCTTTGTTTTACGGATCGGCTCAGAGTTTGGCACTGATGGATCCATTCATGGCTGAGTGTGAAAACGATACTAAACGACTCGATTTCAgtaaatttttaattttaatgaatTTGTGATGCTGACATCACAGTGGCTGAATGATAAAAGTTAATCTTGAAATTTTGTTCAGAGTGTGAAATATAGCACAAAATACAAAAAGATTAATAAATATAATGGAAGTACATCTTCAGTACTTAAACACAGCCTTGTcagcagtttttaaaatgtcagtttttaaaaatCTCAACGTCAGTGAAGTTGTGACATTTCCTCTTAGAGTCAAAAGGAACACAAGCTtcttttattttctattttaagAGGTAATTATACAACTTTTTTTACATTGTGTTGTTGGTAGATGTATGCACTCTACGAGTGCCCCATCTGGTTCATAATGAGACATACCATCTTGATTACAAGTATGAAGAAATTACTTGAACTCGTACCGTGTTGCCTGGGTCGAAGGGAGAGGTGACAGAGACCCTTGACCTGGCCCAAAGCCCACATGGCTTCCTCTAAAGTAGAATCCTCCAGGACCATCCTCAGCACCTGCTGCTTCTGCTCGTACTTCACCTGCACCACAGTTGGATGACAAACCCTTTGAGAGCAGCAGGGACACGTAGAATACTGTGATCGCGCTTGAACGAATGCTTCTGTCCGCTCACCTCCACGATCTGTGCTCCTGAGTTGATGCCAACTACATGGGCGGCGCTCCCTTCTGTCACCTGGTGCACAAACACTCCAGTCTTATTGCCCCCCACCACTGCTAGCTGGCCGAGCAGCGCCTCCCCATTGAAGGAGATGGTAATGACGCGGCCGTTGACGCGGATGGCTTTCTGACGAGAACGCATCAGAAAGGGAGGAGCTGCTGTCCTGAGGCAGAACCTTGGATGGGAGGAAAAGGGTGCAAATTTAGATTTATTATTATCACCAGAATTTTACAGAGGAAAAATCTTAATCCACCGAAGTGCTTAAACGTAAACACTGAACCTTTTGGGCTTTTAACTGTTTCTATTACGTACAGCAAGGAGGTGATTTAGGCATGCCAAACGcaaccaaggacacacccacttcTATTTCAGCAATACACAGACTGAGCCAAGCACAAAAATACAAGTATCAGTGCAATATGTGGCTGAGTCCCAATACAGGGTCTGCACCCTTTCCAAGGGCTGTGTCCCATGAAACTCTTTGGCTTCAGCCATTCAGACACAGTGGAGGCCAGAAAAAAGCTGCTCTGGATGGAATGAGCCCAGGTCATCTAGACCATGGAGCATTTTGCTGTTGGATCATTACCATTATAGAGCTCCACCTTCTGTCGCCTAGTAACCTTTATTCTGTTATGTAACATGGAATTTATGCTGGTTCTTATGGTGCAATTGATAAGGTTGTGTAGAAAAGTCATTAAGATGCCAAAAACAAGGCTCCATGAGAGTAAATTGTATCTCACAGACTGACTCTCACTCCTTTGTGGTTGTTAGGAATGGTAGTCAACAAAAACCACGTCAGGAGGTATTGCTGCCACCTGGGGTTGTGGAGGAATGTGAAACGTCAATACTTAGTTTATAAGTTTGATCTGATTCTGTACTTTTAAAGCATCCCGTACTTGCATTTGGTGGTTTATTAGCGGTGCTGTAGGGGTCAAACAATGAAAACCTTAGGGCACCATATTGGTCAGGACCGGCTCTGCACCTGCATGCTGgctcatgtccagagaaatgcaccatgtGAACAAAATGTCCCTCACAGTGcacgtgatactcctcatctcagtCTTCCAAAGTAACAGTTTGTTTGACCCAAAGACATTCTACTGGGACAGAAGGATGCTTTGAATAGACACAGTACCAAAGACAACTAGTTGTCACTGTAGGTCACTGGGTGGCATCCAAGTCTCAAAATCATATAGTAAAAGaaaaagcaccaggaccctaaagacctggACTTTCTTTCTGCAAAGGTACTGGCATtgccaaatacctctgtccatcaacttcatgactccataagctctttgcaagtctctcttgatctcaaaggctgaggacccagaatcACATCtgccactgctgagataagttgaTGTCACTAGAAGTTCAAGACTTTCAGTGCAAACAGAAACACATCTGATGGCAGAACTTAAGAAGTCAGtgaaaacctggatcttagtctcAAGTCCTGCATTGAGGGCATGTATTTATTCTGCAAGGATCACAGCATtgcctgcaaagtcaaggtcaataaacttttttcttaccaacaaagacaccaAAGCTGCTGTTCTGCACAACCCTACCCATCAGCCAGTCCATACAGGGGTTAAACAGAGTAGGACCCAAAACACATTCTTCTCAATAAAAGGTTTGAGGGTGTGAGTAATTTTTAATCAGCACTGAAGGCGCCGATTAAAAATTAATaaggtggctgtgtgtgtttcactcGTGGTGAATAGTAATCCATTATATGTACGATTCACCTTGAAATCTTTTCCGGGTTTTATGTCGCACATATTCAGGTTACTTGGGATCTTTTCCACATAAAAAAACAATACTTTGTTTATAACTGTCCTCATCAAAGGTTCTTTCTCACCCCTCAGAAGCGGTGCCACTGGAGGAGGAACGCCTGGGTGTCTTCTCGTCTTCACTCCCTTCTAAACAAAAGAGACGCTGTTTGATTTGGCATCAAGGCTGTTTCCCCACAAATAAATATGCCTGAGGTAATAAATCAGCTTACAGTGCTGGAAAAGGTTTGACTTTTAAAAACAGCTTATGGAATGCCTACCACCGCAGAGAAATGTGTTTTCTACACATACCGAAGGGAAGGAACACAAAGTCGTCCAACGAAGAATCAGTCTGAGCTGTTTCCAAGCTAGAAGAGAggagaaaaacaaagaaacatgAATGCGTCTTTGTCTTTTTCTTACACTTTTAAAGATATAAAACCTTCACGGTGTCTACGGTGTAGCTGGATGCCAGATTAGAATTTAGAATCAGCCAGAGTCTGGCTTGGTGGGTCTGAATAATTACAGCTTGAACAAAAGCACAGTCATTTCTCATGACTGTGAACACGGAACATAATAACTCTCTGGAGGAGAAGTAACACAATAAAtgagtaatgtggagttgcatcagaaagaacATCCGGTGTaaacattcaacatacagatccacctcagatctgctgtggtgaccccgagtgaaagcaagagagcagccgaagggactgactGTTGTATGTCCCATTGTGTCCTTTTTTGCCGAACTTCATCCTCGTTTAGCAGCTAATCTCACAGCCAGAACTGGATCTGGCTGTGAAGTTACGAGTGTTGTAACTTCATGTTACAACACTCGTGAAGAATGCAGTCCGGATGTAGTAAATATCAGAGGGAAAATACCTCATTAACAGAGTAGACAGtgttgtgtgtgtctctctctctcactcacacacacacacacacacacacacacacacacacacacacacacacacacacacacacacacacacacacacacacatgaacgcACCTGTCATCTGCATACAGAACTTGGTACCGCCTGCGCAGCGACTCTGCACAGGGAGGCTCTGCGTTTCGTGATCGGATACTGCTTAACATCGGATCTTCACACTTGACACatttacaaaaacattttaaaaacacgTCACTGAATTCTGAATATATTATATTTTGTGAATGACAAAGACAGagcttaaaaaagaaagaaataaataaGTGGCTGATCTTTGACACACCTCTGAGTTGTAGACAGTCAGTGAGGTGGGATTAAGCGCGTCCATGCGGCACAGTCTGCGTCGCGGCGGACACATGGACTCTTCACTGCTGGACCTCTGGCTGTCCCAGCTCAGATGTCTCTGCTGCCACACAGATACATTTAGTTATTACACAGATTATTCCTTCCACCGTGGAGGTTCTGTTTTCCTGTCTTTTGGAGAAATTCCTCAAAGCAGATTGTCTACAACACGCAGCAGAATGATAACCCATTTAATTTTCTTGTTCATCACTGTGGCATTTTTCCATCATCAGGTAAAACTTTAAGACCAATGGATGGAAACCCTTTTAAAATGTCAGCAAAATGAGTTGCCACCAGGTTGATGATACAATCACTAACATATTTATGCAAACTGAGGATTGTATTCCAAGTTACATATTTCTCAAAAGCTCATTTCACGATCACAACAAAGGTTAAGAGATTTTGATAAACATGTAAACCTTAATTGCAGAAAGATTTGCAATTactgaacaaactgaaaaaatggAATGCATATGACACAAAAGAAAAATCTTGTCCATTTTGTGCCAAAAATCGTTTTCAtaccaacagatttttttttaaatggcaaatTCACACTATTttccaaacaagaaaaaaaaaaggggggggggggtccttctGTTCTATTCGCTTTGTCTTTTTCTCATTCTAAACAGATAGACAATAGACCTTAGTGAACACCATTCGATACAAATTTTATATACTATGAAAACATACCCATAACCTTATTTTTATTATCAGTTAATCGAGAAAATAATCGGTTGATTAACTGATTAGTTGTTAGGTCcataaaatgttagaaaaattgTGAAAAATATTGATCATTGTTTTCCAGAGCCTAAGATGACACCTTCAAAGGTCTTGTTCAGTACACAACCCAGAAATTTTCTGTTCACTGCCAGATAGGAATAATGAAagctgtaaaataaaccagaacatATTCACAATTAAGAAAATAAATCAGGCAATTTGGATAGTTTTATTAAAACAATTTACTCAAAACAATTAATCAGTTATCAAAATAGCTGACCATTAACTTAGCAGCTGATAAATAATTAACACATTATTGCACATTTACTGTTACCATGGCTaaataattgtgcagtgtgagTACTTCCACTAACGAACACACAGGTAGGAACAGCCATATATGTTTGCACACAATTACCTCAGAGCTCCCCTGATGCTCACTGCGAGTGACACGCAGGCTGAAGACCTTCTCCTGGAGCTCCATGAGCTGACACCTCAAGGTGTCTTTCTCAGTCAGGTTGCGAGCTATATGAGCCTGAGCCTCGTCTCTGGACTGGTATGCCTAGAAGCACAGAAGGTCACCGCGTTGGCTGATAGCCACATGTTAAATAAAGCACCGAATATGCACGGACGAGTTTGGTTTGTCATCCAAACATGGAGGGACATATATGCGCCAGTCATTCCTTATGTAGGAACCACAATGTTAtcttttgcaaatgtttttatgcattatgaataaataaataatacaccgggttttcaaacatttaattgcgTTGCACGTTTACCGTTTGCACACTATCTGAAAGAAAAACATTTACTCACATTTGGTGCCtggtacaataacattaattagctcgttAGCTTAATTTTGCATCTTGTTTCATGAAACAGTAGCACcatatttcaaaaaataaatgcaactgaTTTTTAGCTCTTCAGCTCTTTCAATTACTCACCGCATTGACTATAAAATCATCCTTCTAACCTTCAAGGCCCTCCATAATCTCACCCTTCTGTGCCTCATTGCACTtcttcacatacacacacactcagcctCACCATTCCTCCTGCTGCTTGACCACTAGGGGATTTAGAGCTTTCAGCCACTCTGCTCCTCACCTTTGAAACTCCTTTCCGCTGGATATCTGTAACATTGACTCTCTGGTAATTTTCAAATCACAGCTCAAAACCCACCTGTTCAAGAAAGTCTATTCATTCACCGCATAACTTCTGTCTTGTTTAAAATTGGTATATAATTTCTTTTTAACTGTTAAATGTCCTTTTAAGTTTTTAATTCTAATTTGCTTATAGTTATATTTTTAAATCTGCTTATTGCTGCATTGTAATTGTGTCCTTGAGTTTTTGAAAGGTGCCTGTAAATGAAATGTattaatattattactattattattattattatacattttTGAAAGATGCAACTAATACTCTGGTGCAGCTTTCATTcacttattcattttctataactgcttattccacttaagggtcacaggggagctggagggTGTCTTGCAGTAAAAGCAGTGAATATGTTTGCTTCAAATTGAAAGGATCCCGAGTAAGTAACTTACTTGGTCTCTCTCTGCTTGCAGCTCTCTGATCTGGCTCTGGATCACAGAGATCTTCTTCTGGTACATGCTGACATCCACTGTCAGCTGCTGCACCTGAAGGCTCAGAGTCTCCTTCTGATTCACGAGCTGAAACCAAAGCAAATCAGCAAGCAAATGtgaaatcattgtattttttCCTATTTTATTCTGAGTGTCAATATCATTCCTTCAGTGTTTTCAGCTCTGTTAAATGTTTATGGCCTTCGTGGTTTTTAAGCTTTAAGGCATACAAAgagttttctttggcaccactaaaaTTTTATTTATGAGCCGTTAAATAGTGAATTCATAAAacgacattgccaatatgattcAAATTCACAGTGTctgtaaaaaatgaataaatagtttcagagtttgaattagaatttttaaggttgaatttgtttagcatcaaaatattcagcctcaaaaacttcaaggtaaaaaaaaaaaaaaaaaaaaaaattcaacttaaaaaaaaaaattcaacctcaagaatagatcacgtgggggcttcccaTGACTTGCACATGGCAACAACCAACCAGAGTAGAGAAGCACAGtcatgtcagctggctgctcgcacaaacaaaataaaccaaaacgGTGGAAAGCGCtcagaaacagcttatttctgcatAAAACTAATCTGTTTCTCACATATTTGGTAAAGGTTACTGAGAAATAAACGCTTCTCAATCTAAAAACTCTTCTTCTGAAAcaaaataacacctctgaagtgatttacaagacatcttacagacgtTACTGTGCACGCCCAGGTACGCACGTCACACAAAGTCAAGGTAACTAaattcaaaacctcatgcatgcccACGTGCACGTCCTCCCATAAGAGGTAAAGGAAATAAAATATTCTTAATGGAATTCCCCTCcaaggtaaatatgttctcttcattaacatGAGCTGTTCAAGACGTTCCAAAAATAAACCGACATTATAATGCCTGGagttcagtagaaactaaattttgtcagcgctgtgaaatttgaaaggccgcatTGCTTTAatgctggagttgcgtcagataTTGATTAAGCCGATTAAAACAGGGCATACTGGAAGTTGATGCTGCAGCTGCATTACTCCAAAACATTACTCCAAAACCTTTCAAAACCTGCATTTTGAATATTATTCTAGAGCAGAGGTgggaaacttgttccagaaagggcagagagggtgcaggttttctttgcggccactgactccaccaggtgatttactgattaactgattccatcggcTCAAAGTGATTTcagtcacctggtggagtcagtggctgcaaagaaaagctgcaccctccctgccctttctggaacaagcttcccacccctgttctagaggATGCATGAGAAGGAACACATCAGATGCTCTGTTGCCACCTACACCTACTGGATTGCATCGTTACCGAATTCTGAATTTAAcagttaaaggctacagtcagcatCAATAGTTATTGTTAATAAAGAATAACTTCTAACTTTCTGCTGAATGAAATGCAGTAAAATTCACACTGACCTCTTCTTTTTCTCGGAGTAGCTGCTCGTTTTCCTCTCTGTAACATCTGAGCTGCCCTGCAAGCTCTGTCTGGCCGTCTATGGCCTCGGCCAAGTCCTGGGCCAGGATGTCCTGCCGAGCCTTGTGGTAGAAGACCACAGAGGACATGCAgaatagtgaagcagataacagaatatttacaacggaatctttcaaatggtgaaacaagcccCAAATTGAAGAATTCCACAGGGGTcagaatataaaaatgctccaatcatatttaaaactataccacattatttgtctgatcacaatgatttcaaaaaggtatagtttggtctatctatgactgaatgttatggagatatgaggtaaaacagcaagaatggtgacaaaggtcaatttcagcttgtacaggggtcaccattcttgctgtttttacctcataactccataatattcagtcacagaaaGTCCAAACTAAATCCTTTTGTAGTATttgtgatcaaacaaataatgtggtgtagttttcaatatgactaaagcatttttatattttgacccctgtgtaattgtacaattgacccctacctggctgcctattgaaaattcaagtggctaacaTGCTTTCAcaaaacagtaatgtctaaggagtatttgtgccaaatttggtgcttgtttccagaaatgaacaattgttacagttatctgcttgaCTAAAATGAAAACAGAATGTTCGCCTCAGCATGTTTTAGTCATGtgaattattttttctttcttctcaCCGGATCAACATATGTGGCCTTCATCAGCTGGCAGCGCAGAGTCTTGATGTCCTCGTGCAGCTGCGGTAAATCAGCAGCAGAAGCTCGCCTGACCAGCCGCTGGTTATGGGATTTATTCTGTGACTGTGCATTCTGCAGTTCAGTTTGCAGCTGGTACACCT from Thalassophryne amazonica chromosome 15, fThaAma1.1, whole genome shotgun sequence harbors:
- the card14 gene encoding caspase recruitment domain-containing protein 14 isoform X2, with protein sequence MAGECVSEGPDLKEMGEEELWELINDNRHRISLGVRPCTVIPYLRQARVLTELDEDEILSCHNLTNRSMRTSYMLDLLRTQGRNGAVALLESLMIHYPPLYTQVTGRKPSTEPSRFSGLMKYSELTEYLIRAVTGMQKELQQARCEAGQMSARCASLESEIEQMSEQEEKSRCLQSENEHMQRHVCSLQREITKLKDEKCDLYMRYTAAIEEKSAVNLHCHDLNLQVYQLQTELQNAQSQNKSHNQRLVRRASAADLPQLHEDIKTLRCQLMKATYVDPARQDILAQDLAEAIDGQTELAGQLRCYREENEQLLREKEELVNQKETLSLQVQQLTVDVSMYQKKISVIQSQIRELQAERDQAYQSRDEAQAHIARNLTEKDTLRCQLMELQEKVFSLRVTRSEHQGSSERHLSWDSQRSSSEESMCPPRRRLCRMDALNPTSLTVYNSECEDPMLSSIRSRNAEPPCAESLRRRYQVLYADDSLETAQTDSSLDDFVFLPFEGSEDEKTPRRSSSSGTASEGFCLRTAAPPFLMRSRQKAIRVNGRVITISFNGEALLGQLAVVGGNKTGVFVHQVTEGSAAHVVGINSGAQIVEVKYEQKQQVLRMVLEDSTLEEAMWALGQVKGLCHLSLRPRQHDYEMLLQQLQTQGNSSGDSFYVRVNLSLPAGSKGTLAVSCNDILHVTNTRPASSEGLWYASQVHPCQLLDLQSGNLPNYYRAQRLLILAIEHMNFQTKKGRKAEPVVSQEQQKAVRIVSTGRQGRNPMWVSVEDENTESAEPVDSSTLRSCVTLMPYTLVTPHYPPSCRPILLLPTILGHILDKKLAAWTGFELCEPEVLSSNEHAARLQRSEILEECEQGQNCCYTLQSVEKVVKKGIHCVLPLGLDCVRRLQRAEIFPIIIFIAQSARTARKLRSKLHRNGHSEEQLLTCSQNEEPLLDKLPCLYHSMSPDSWCDSATLLTSLRTVIWAEQKKIVWVEPDLW
- the card14 gene encoding caspase recruitment domain-containing protein 14 isoform X1, which translates into the protein MAGECVSEGPDLKEMGEEELWELINDNRHRISLGVRPCTVIPYLRQARVLTELDEDEILSCHNLTNRSMRTSYMLDLLRTQGRNGAVALLESLMIHYPPLYTQVTGRKPSTEPSRFSGLMKYSELTEYLIRAVTGMQKELQQARCEAGQMSARCASLESEIEQMSEQEEKSRCLQSENEHMQRHVCSLQREITKLKDEKCDLYMRYTAAIEEKSAVNLHCHDLNLQVYQLQTELQNAQSQNKSHNQRLVRRASAADLPQLHEDIKTLRCQLMKATYVDPARQDILAQDLAEAIDGQTELAGQLRCYREENEQLLREKEELVNQKETLSLQVQQLTVDVSMYQKKISVIQSQIRELQAERDQAYQSRDEAQAHIARNLTEKDTLRCQLMELQEKVFSLRVTRSEHQGSSEQRHLSWDSQRSSSEESMCPPRRRLCRMDALNPTSLTVYNSECEDPMLSSIRSRNAEPPCAESLRRRYQVLYADDSLETAQTDSSLDDFVFLPFEGSEDEKTPRRSSSSGTASEGFCLRTAAPPFLMRSRQKAIRVNGRVITISFNGEALLGQLAVVGGNKTGVFVHQVTEGSAAHVVGINSGAQIVEVKYEQKQQVLRMVLEDSTLEEAMWALGQVKGLCHLSLRPRQHDYEMLLQQLQTQGNSSGDSFYVRVNLSLPAGSKGTLAVSCNDILHVTNTRPASSEGLWYASQVHPCQLLDLQSGNLPNYYRAQRLLILAIEHMNFQTKKGRKAEPVVSQEQQKAVRIVSTGRQGRNPMWVSVEDENTESAEPVDSSTLRSCVTLMPYTLVTPHYPPSCRPILLLPTILGHILDKKLAAWTGFELCEPEVLSSNEHAARLQRSEILEECEQGQNCCYTLQSVEKVVKKGIHCVLPLGLDCVRRLQRAEIFPIIIFIAQSARTARKLRSKLHRNGHSEEQLLTCSQNEEPLLDKLPCLYHSMSPDSWCDSATLLTSLRTVIWAEQKKIVWVEPDLW
- the card14 gene encoding caspase recruitment domain-containing protein 14 isoform X4; this translates as MLDLLRTQGRNGAVALLESLMIHYPPLYTQVTGRKPSTEPSRFSGLMKYSELTEYLIRAVTGMQKELQQARCEAGQMSARCASLESEIEQMSEQEEKSRCLQSENEHMQRHVCSLQREITKLKDEKCDLYMRYTAAIEEKSAVNLHCHDLNLQVYQLQTELQNAQSQNKSHNQRLVRRASAADLPQLHEDIKTLRCQLMKATYVDPARQDILAQDLAEAIDGQTELAGQLRCYREENEQLLREKEELVNQKETLSLQVQQLTVDVSMYQKKISVIQSQIRELQAERDQAYQSRDEAQAHIARNLTEKDTLRCQLMELQEKVFSLRVTRSEHQGSSEQRHLSWDSQRSSSEESMCPPRRRLCRMDALNPTSLTVYNSECEDPMLSSIRSRNAEPPCAESLRRRYQVLYADDSLETAQTDSSLDDFVFLPFEGSEDEKTPRRSSSSGTASEGFCLRTAAPPFLMRSRQKAIRVNGRVITISFNGEALLGQLAVVGGNKTGVFVHQVTEGSAAHVVGINSGAQIVEVKYEQKQQVLRMVLEDSTLEEAMWALGQVKGLCHLSLRPRQHDYEMLLQQLQTQGNSSGDSFYVRVNLSLPAGSKGTLAVSCNDILHVTNTRPASSEGLWYASQVHPCQLLDLQSGNLPNYYRAQRLLILAIEHMNFQTKKGRKAEPVVSQEQQKAVRIVSTGRQGRNPMWVSVEDENTESAEPVDSSTLRSCVTLMPYTLVTPHYPPSCRPILLLPTILGHILDKKLAAWTGFELCEPEVLSSNEHAARLQRSEILEECEQGQNCCYTLQSVEKVVKKGIHCVLPLGLDCVRRLQRAEIFPIIIFIAQSARTARKLRSKLHRNGHSEEQLLTCSQNEEPLLDKLPCLYHSMSPDSWCDSATLLTSLRTVIWAEQKKIVWVEPDLW
- the card14 gene encoding caspase recruitment domain-containing protein 14 isoform X3 — encoded protein: MAGECVSEGPDLKEMGEEELWELINDNRHRISLGVRPCTVIPYLRQARVLTELDEDEILSCHNLTNRSMRTSYMLDLLRTQGRNGAVALLESLMIHYPPLYTQVTGRKPSTEPSRFSGLMKYSELTEYLIRAVTGMQKELQQARCEAGQMSARCASLESEIEQMSEQEEKSRCLQSENEHMQRHVCSLQREITKLKDEKCDLYMRYTAAIEEKSAVNLHCHDLNLQVYQLQTELQNAQSQNKSHNQRLVRRASAADLPQLHEDIKTLRCQLMKATYVDPARQDILAQDLAEAIDGQTELAGQLRCYREENEQLLREKEELVNQKETLSLQVQQLTVDVSMYQKKISVIQSQIRELQAERDQAYQSRDEAQAHIARNLTEKDTLRCQLMELQEKVFSLRVTRSEHQGSSEQRHLSWDSQRSSSEESMCPPRRRLCRMDALNPTSLTVYNSECEDPMLSSIRSRNAEPPCAESLRRRYQVLYADDSLETAQTDSSLDDFVFLPFGSEDEKTPRRSSSSGTASEGFCLRTAAPPFLMRSRQKAIRVNGRVITISFNGEALLGQLAVVGGNKTGVFVHQVTEGSAAHVVGINSGAQIVEVKYEQKQQVLRMVLEDSTLEEAMWALGQVKGLCHLSLRPRQHDYEMLLQQLQTQGNSSGDSFYVRVNLSLPAGSKGTLAVSCNDILHVTNTRPASSEGLWYASQVHPCQLLDLQSGNLPNYYRAQRLLILAIEHMNFQTKKGRKAEPVVSQEQQKAVRIVSTGRQGRNPMWVSVEDENTESAEPVDSSTLRSCVTLMPYTLVTPHYPPSCRPILLLPTILGHILDKKLAAWTGFELCEPEVLSSNEHAARLQRSEILEECEQGQNCCYTLQSVEKVVKKGIHCVLPLGLDCVRRLQRAEIFPIIIFIAQSARTARKLRSKLHRNGHSEEQLLTCSQNEEPLLDKLPCLYHSMSPDSWCDSATLLTSLRTVIWAEQKKIVWVEPDLW